From Etheostoma cragini isolate CJK2018 chromosome 1, CSU_Ecrag_1.0, whole genome shotgun sequence, a single genomic window includes:
- the tbp gene encoding TATA-box-binding protein, whose translation MDQNNSIPPFQGLASPQGAMTPGMPIFSPMMPYGSGLTPQPVQNTNSLSILEEQQRQQQQQQAQQANAGLPGTSGQTPQLYHSQTVAGSTTTALPGNTPLYHTPLTPMTPITPATPASESSGIVPQLQNIVSTVNLGCKLDLKTIALRARNAEYNPKRFAAVIMRIREPRTTALIFSSGKMVCTGAKSEEQSRLAARKYARVVQKLGFPAKFLDFKIQNMVGSCDVKFPIRLEGLVLTHQQFSSYEPELFPGLIYRMIKPRIVLLIFVSGKVVLTGAKVRAEIYEAFENIYPILKGFRKTT comes from the exons ATGGACCAGAACAACAGTATACCACCCTTCCAGGGGCTGGCCTCCCCTCAG GGTGCCATGACCCCAGGCATGCCAATCTTCAGTCCTATGATGCCATATGGCTCAGGTCTGACACCCCAGCCCGTCCAGAACACCAACAGTTTGTCTATACTGGAGGAACAGCAGaggcaacaacagcagcagcaggcacaGCAGGCAAACGCAG GCCTTCCTGGAACGTCGGGGCAGACCCCTCAGCTTTACCACTCCCAGACAGTTGCAGGCTCGACAACCACAGCGTTACCAGGGAACACCCCGCTCTACCACACCCCGCTGACACCCATGACACCTATCACACCGGCCACACCAGCCTCTGAGAGCTCTGGAATAGTACCACAGCTACA AAACATAGTATCAACTGTAAATCTGGGCTGTAAACTGGACTTGAAGACCATCGCCCTGAGAGCCAGGAATGCAGAATACAACCCAAAG CGTTTTGCTGCAGTCATTATGAGAATACGAGAACCCAGGACCACTGCTCTCATCTTCAGCTCTGGGAAGATGGTCTGCACTGGAGCCAAGAG TGAGGAGCAATCGAGGTTAGCTGCCAGAAAATATGCGCGTGTGGTGCAGAAGCTCGGTTTTCCTGCCAAGTTCCTGGACTTCAAGATTCAGAACATGGTTGGAAGCTGCGATGTAAAGTTCCCCATTCGGCTGGAAGGATTAGTTCTCACACATCAGCAGTTTAGCag CTATGAACCGGAGTTGTTTCCTGGACTGATTTACAGAATGATCAAACCCAGAATCGTCCTGCTCATCTTTGTTTCTGGGAAAGTTGTACTCACAG gtGCCAAGGTGAGAGCCGAGATCTACGAAGCGTTCGAAAATATTTATCCCATCCTGAAAGGCTTCCGCAAGACAACGTAG